A region of Oscillospiraceae bacterium DNA encodes the following proteins:
- a CDS encoding YlmH/Sll1252 family protein, with translation LCHRDYLGAVTALGIARERIGDILTDENGAVLYCTEAIANLLKNELKTVGRCGVRVDFTGEKCYNFTHNRETRELIVASARLDAILAALLHISRESAVDLIAGGKVRVNGAEQTDKSAVLREDTVFSVSGKGKFRFIGSTVGGRKNKLHAEIEIYQ, from the coding sequence CGCTTTGCCACCGGGATTACCTCGGGGCGGTCACGGCGCTCGGGATCGCGCGGGAGCGCATCGGCGACATTCTGACCGACGAAAACGGCGCGGTCCTGTATTGCACCGAAGCCATTGCAAATCTGCTGAAAAATGAGCTGAAAACGGTCGGCAGATGCGGCGTCAGGGTTGATTTTACGGGGGAAAAGTGTTATAATTTCACCCATAATCGGGAAACGCGCGAATTGATCGTGGCGTCGGCCCGCCTCGACGCGATTTTGGCGGCTTTGCTGCATATTTCGCGGGAATCGGCAGTCGATTTGATCGCCGGGGGAAAGGTCAGAGTCAACGGCGCCGAACAGACCGACAAGAGCGCCGTTTTGCGCGAAGACACGGTTTTTTCGGTTTCAGGCAAGGGAAAATTCAGATTCATCGGTTCAACCGTCGGCGGCAGAAAGAACAAGCTGCATGCCGAGATCGAGATTTATCAATAA